One stretch of Zingiber officinale cultivar Zhangliang chromosome 6B, Zo_v1.1, whole genome shotgun sequence DNA includes these proteins:
- the LOC121989825 gene encoding cyclic dof factor 4-like produces the protein MIFVSVCTIHFQIPTGRLIAMAEEMPPPPPPPPQAQPSFKLFGTVIGKRDREVSQQQQEEAEEEEEGAHTATGTAALVAAVSAREEALPCPRCKSRETKFCYFNNYNVNQPRHFCKACHRYWTAGGALRNVPVGAGRRRGRPIHRSSMAAASGRVGVAAERWILRQDAPARIGRGIDGAALR, from the exons ATGATCTTTGTATCAG TTTGTACAATCCATTTCCAAATTCCAACCGGTCGCCTGATCGCCATGGCGGAGGagatgccgccgccgccgccgccgccgccgcaagCTCAGCCAAGTTTCAAGCTTTTCGGCACAGTGATAGGAAAGAGGGACAGAGAAGTCAGCCAGCAGCAACAGGAAGAggcggaggaggaagaggaaggggcGCATACGGCGACAGGGACGGCGGCGTTGGTCGCAGCAGTGTCGGCGAGGGAGGAGGCGCTGCCGTGCCCGCGGTGCAAGAGCCGGGAGACCAAGTTCTGCTACTTCAACAACTACAACGTGAACCAGCCGCGACACTTCTGCAAGGCCTGCCACCGCTACTGGACCGCCGGCGGCGCCCTCCGCAACGTCCCCGTCGGCGCTGGCCGCCGCAGGGGACGCCCCATCCACCGCTCCTCCATGGCCGCCGCATCCGGGCGCGTAGGAGTCGCCGCCGAGAGGTGGATCCTGCGGCAGGACGCGCCGGCCAGGATTGGTCGCGGGATCGACGGCGCCGCTCTCCGTTGA